A portion of the Physeter macrocephalus isolate SW-GA chromosome 15, ASM283717v5, whole genome shotgun sequence genome contains these proteins:
- the TMEM74 gene encoding transmembrane protein 74 has product MELHYLAKKSSHAALCDAVDWSSGGLPRDQADAAATKAAFCCQRHCTSTPRAAEMEGSKLSPSPASPSPSLQDSAIQPDFLPPGLLNSGNNQITAEQKVCNCCSQELETSFTYVDENVNLEQRNQHSPSAKGSKHLGDLGWGNPNEWSHEAAISLISEDEDDTSSEATSSGKSVDYGFISAILFLVTGILLVIISYVVPRDVTVDPNTVPAREMERLEKESARLGAHLDRCVIAGLCLLTLGGVVLSCLLMMSMWKGELYRHDRFASSKESAKLYGSFNFRMKTSTNENTLELSLVEEDALNVQS; this is encoded by the coding sequence ATGGAGCTCCACTATCTTGCTAAGAAGAGCAGCCATGCAGCCCTGTGTGATGCTGTGGACTGGAGCTCAGGAGGGCTTCCCAGGGACCAGGCAGATGCAGCAGCCACTAAAGCTGCTTTCTGCTGCCAGAGACATTGTACCTCGACACCAAGAGCAGCAGAGATGGAAGGGTCTAAACTTAGCCCTTCTCCAGCATCCCCTTCCCCCTCACTGCAAGACAGTGCTATTCAGCCAGACTTCTTGCCACCAGGGCTTCTCAACTCAGGGAACAACCAAATAACAGCAGAACAGAAAGTCTGCAACTGCTGTAGCCAGGAATTAGAAACCTCTTTTACCTATGTGGATGAGAATGTCAACCTGGAGCAAAGGAACCAGCACTCCCCTTCAGCAAAAGGGAGTAAGCACCTGGGAGACCTTGGCTGGGGAAATCCAAATGAGTGGTCCCACGAGGCTGCCATATCGCTGATATCCGAAGATGAAGATGACACAAGCTCGGAAGCCACCTCTTCAGGGAAGTCAGTAGACTATGGTTTCATAAGTGCCATCTTGTTCTTGGTCACTGGCATCTTGCTGGTGATCATCTCTTATGTTGTCCCACGGGATGTGACTGTGGATCCCAACACTGTGCCAGCCCGGGAGATGGAACGTCTGGAGAAGGAGAGCGCGAGGCTGGGGGCTCACCTGGACCGCTGTGTGATTGCCGGCCTCTGCCTTCTCACGCTTGGGGGTGTCGTTCTTTCCTGTTTGCTAATGATGTCCATGTGGAAGGGGGAGCTATATCGGCATGACAGGTTTGCCTCTTCCAAAGAGTCTGCGAAACTCTACGGTTCCTTCAACTTTAGGATGAAAACCAGCACTAATGAAAACACCCTGGAGCTGTCCTTGGTAGAGGAAGATGCTCTCAATGTACAGAGTTAA